In one window of bacterium DNA:
- the rseP gene encoding RIP metalloprotease RseP: MIISAISILVLFSVIILVHEAGHFLVAKKVGIRVEKFSLGFGPRIFSVKRGDTVYQLSLLPFGGFVKLAGEEDSFNKEVYEKWEYMGKSPGHRSQVIVAGSFFNLVLAFLLLIPVFIIGVPGYDGTKIGSFVEGMPAETSGLKVGDEILKVNGIECKEWFDVLVNIRKTIDTSDTSPATPVELTIKRNNEIMEIKVMPALYKEGSSISTGKPMYILGISPMEKTERYGPGEAVIRASKEFLKMLHSIFIAIKMLITRQASPKQLSGPVGIAKWGAEVAKGGIGRFLYFIAFISINLGIVNMMPFPLLDGGHLAGLAGERIMRRRPSKKFLEWSGYIGLILIICLALYVTYNDILRVLEEAVGKK, from the coding sequence ATGATAATTTCTGCTATATCTATTTTAGTACTTTTTTCTGTTATTATACTTGTTCATGAAGCAGGACATTTCCTTGTGGCAAAGAAGGTAGGTATCCGTGTTGAAAAATTCTCGCTCGGTTTTGGACCACGGATATTTTCTGTTAAAAGAGGTGATACGGTGTATCAACTTTCACTTCTTCCTTTTGGCGGATTTGTAAAGTTAGCAGGTGAAGAGGACAGTTTTAACAAGGAGGTATATGAGAAGTGGGAGTATATGGGAAAAAGTCCCGGACATAGGAGTCAGGTGATAGTTGCTGGCTCTTTTTTTAATCTAGTTCTTGCATTTTTACTACTGATACCTGTTTTTATCATAGGAGTTCCTGGTTATGATGGAACAAAAATTGGTTCTTTTGTGGAAGGTATGCCTGCAGAGACATCAGGACTTAAAGTTGGTGATGAGATACTCAAGGTAAATGGAATTGAATGTAAAGAATGGTTTGATGTTTTAGTAAATATCCGTAAGACAATAGATACGTCAGATACGTCTCCTGCTACCCCTGTTGAACTCACTATTAAAAGAAATAATGAAATAATGGAAATAAAGGTTATGCCAGCTCTTTATAAAGAAGGCAGTAGTATCTCAACTGGTAAGCCAATGTATATACTCGGTATCTCTCCTATGGAAAAGACAGAGAGATATGGACCAGGTGAAGCGGTTATCAGAGCATCAAAGGAATTCTTGAAGATGCTTCATAGTATCTTTATAGCAATCAAGATGCTTATTACAAGACAGGCATCTCCAAAACAACTTTCAGGTCCTGTAGGTATTGCAAAGTGGGGTGCAGAAGTTGCAAAAGGGGGGATAGGCAGGTTTTTATACTTCATTGCGTTCATCAGTATAAATTTAGGTATAGTTAATATGATGCCATTTCCTTTACTGGATGGTGGACATCTTGCAGGGCTTGCAGGTGAACGGATTATGAGAAGACGTCCTTCAAAAAAATTTTTAGAATGGTCCGGGTACATAGGACTTATATTGATAATATGCCTTGCTCTATATGTAACATACAATGATATATTAAG
- the dxr gene encoding 1-deoxy-D-xylulose-5-phosphate reductoisomerase: protein MKNIVILGSTGTIGQNTLEVIRQSRDRFRVIGLACQTNRDILVDQIEEFSPLYVYTEKRDISFEKRFKNIKFLYGEEGIEEITTLKKADIIICAIPGIKTLKAIISAIKEKKTIGLATKEVLVVAGDMIISLAKKYRVEILPVDSEHNALFQALKGVKEKDIYRVYLTASGGPFYGKQRNKDESLEDVLAHPVWKMGKKITVDSATMMNKAFEVIEAHHLFNLSSDKIEVLIHPEAIVHGMVELIDGTVKGIFSVPDMKFPISFVLNYPYRKNSCWQHIDFGRNGLLHFYPVDRKEMWFTLALQAIEKKGSFPVVLNSANEEAVSLFLKGSIKFREILPLVKKVVDIHTYSKNISLKELFKIHIWAKEKTKELAGDKI, encoded by the coding sequence ATGAAAAATATCGTTATACTCGGCAGTACAGGAACAATAGGACAGAATACCCTTGAGGTTATAAGACAATCCAGAGATAGATTTAGGGTTATTGGACTTGCCTGTCAGACAAACAGAGATATACTTGTTGACCAGATTGAAGAATTTTCACCACTTTATGTTTATACGGAAAAAAGAGATATCTCTTTTGAAAAAAGGTTTAAAAACATCAAATTTTTATATGGAGAAGAGGGGATTGAAGAAATAACAACACTTAAAAAAGCAGACATTATCATCTGTGCTATACCGGGAATAAAAACCCTGAAAGCAATTATATCAGCCATCAAGGAGAAAAAGACCATAGGGCTTGCTACAAAGGAAGTCCTTGTTGTTGCAGGTGATATGATAATCTCATTAGCAAAAAAGTATAGAGTAGAGATTCTACCTGTGGACAGTGAACATAACGCACTTTTTCAGGCACTTAAAGGAGTGAAAGAAAAAGATATATACAGGGTGTATCTTACTGCGTCAGGCGGACCTTTTTATGGGAAACAGAGAAACAAGGATGAATCTCTTGAAGACGTCCTTGCACATCCTGTATGGAAGATGGGGAAAAAGATAACTGTTGATTCTGCTACAATGATGAATAAGGCCTTTGAGGTTATTGAAGCACATCACCTATTTAACCTGTCATCCGATAAGATAGAAGTTCTTATACATCCTGAGGCAATTGTCCATGGAATGGTAGAATTAATAGATGGGACAGTCAAAGGTATATTTTCTGTACCTGATATGAAGTTTCCAATAAGTTTTGTTCTTAATTATCCTTACAGGAAGAACTCATGCTGGCAACATATTGACTTTGGCAGAAATGGACTTCTACATTTCTATCCTGTTGATAGAAAAGAGATGTGGTTCACACTTGCGCTTCAGGCAATAGAGAAAAAAGGGTCTTTCCCTGTTGTGCTTAACAGTGCTAATGAAGAAGCGGTGTCTTTGTTTCTTAAAGGTAGTATTAAATTTAGAGAGATACTTCCTCTTGTGAAAAAGGTTGTTGATATACACACATACAGTAAAAATATTTCATTAAAAGAATTGTTTAAGATTCATATATGGGCAAAGGAGAAAACAAAAGAACTCGCAGGAGATAAAATATGA